TTCCATTTCAGTCAGCAAGCACATGATTTGATGACAATGGAGATGAAAAGAAACCTTGCCTCGTGGTCTCTGACAAGTGTTTGGCGATCCCAATTGAAAAATGTGAGACAAACGAAGGCCAGGAGGAATAGCAATGCCAGACGCTTCGGTTGTTTCAGGTAATACAGCGGATTTATGTTTCTGCATCTGCTGAATGAGGATATACTCTTCGGCATAGTTTCTTGagctatatatataatctaataatAATCAGGATTGGCGTATGTACCACCAGCAGCCACTCCCCAAATCTAATTTATTGCATTGTTGTtgtgaattataataattacacCCTAATCTACTCAGATTTCAGGAGGAGGAATCGAGACATAATTAGAATCCCTCCCATACTCATTACGGAGAAGGGCCCGTTTGATTACACGGCCACGGCACGATATCGGGCGATCGCGCTGGGCCTCGAACGCTGCTTTAGACTAGTGCTTATTTATTGCCACGATCTGCGTCGTTATGTTAGCTTCTGAAGCATCTCCCCTCTCCTTCCCTCTCCTTCATCACAATGACAATGACATGAGCGTGGTGGGTGGGTTCGctcttacaaaatatatatatatatatatatattaaggggATGGTTCtgaatctttaatttatttatttttgaattaatttatttttaaatataatataattgtattatttaaattatttgacaaacaaacaaataaaatcatataactATAAATGGACCACCCCCATACTAAACAttctaaaatcaaatttattgatAACGAATATCTTAAGATAGCGCggtattaaaaattttgaaaaagggtttatttttgtagtattttatttattttcttgaaaatgGTAATGAATGGTTGTCTATATATGAATAGAAAATTGAATACCATAGATTGTGTTGTTTGTAAAAATGTTATGGGCTTCAAGCCAAGTCCTCCCTAGAAGTTGGTACCAACTCTTAAATGAgagtttaatttattagttatgaAAAAGATGGAAAAAcaccaataataatattaatttccaTTATCAGTAGATTCCAGGGATGATCTTGTATGGAACCTTCTCACAATACAATTTCCAGTACTTTCCATACCTACACCAACATTACACATTCAACTTATTATTATGCATGAGATTTATAAGTATGGACTATAAATAAAAGTGGGccttcaattcaattcaatgaTAACAAAAACTAGGGGAAAAAATAGTGAGCTTACTTTGATCTGCATTTGTCATCGTCTCTTGTTGCTCGATCAAAAAGCAGGATGGTAAGGAATATTACATAGAAGTAAGGAAGAACCTGCAAACACAGGAATGAATCAACCCCCACCAACCACCAGAAACACAGCTATTCTAAAACAAATTGAGAAAACGAGATCAAGTAGATCATGTTTTACATGGTTGAAAAGTGCAGGAACCGTCCAGAAGAAAGCCGCCAATATCTCAGGTACATAATGGAAGTGCCGAGATAAGCCCCACCTGCCCAGTGCccacacattattattatatcccatcatcaactaaaatcaatagttagtttttttttatcaactatAGAGAAATAGACTCACCATCCTGATGTCAGGAGAAGGTTAGTTTTTGTCTCACCATCAGCTGTAGTATAGGAAGCTACAATCTGGATAACCCAAAacaaaagggagaaattttaTGTGAATTAGGAACCCCGCTTCCAAACTGAATGAaggtaattaaattaatcatattactTTCTTTGGAGGAGAACCCCAAACCAAGCATTTCCCATTCTTTCTACGGAACTCTTGTCTCTGCCTATCGCAGTCATAATTGATAAGTACACACAGAATTCCTGCCCCTAAAATATAAAGAGCCAACTGccaagaaaaacaaaacaaaactttTGTTTAGCCAATGGAGGAAACTTTTTGTTTATGCTTATTACcttctattttcttttcttatcaatttaacatcacaatgttttttaatttttatctaacATACCTGAGTTCCAAGGTTCACAGGATGATTAACCAAGTACATTCCAGGACAAGTATAAACAGATGGCACCCATACCAAGCATCCCCAACATATGTAAAAACCAGCTGCAATTCCAAAATCACTAGGGACGGTCAATAATTTTACCaagaaatcaatatatatatataaacaccaCTTCTAGTTTTAAGACCCGGAGGGGAAGGGAGTGGGCGTAATGTCCACAAACCTCGGTCATGAGCAATGTCCATTGTGTTCCAGTATCCATCTTCCCACCAAAAGAATTTTGTGACATACACAAGTGTCAGTATAGTGTTCACAAGCATGGAGTCTGCCACCCTCCCATTTGCTTCATACTAGTAGTGAAAGTGAAATGGTCAAATAAGAACATTAAAGTTAACTAACAGGTTCTAGTGTTATCCAATGCAAAAATGTAACCACTTTAATCATTTGTTAGTATTGATAGAAGCCTCAAACAACCCCCAAGTCATAAATAAGAATGAACAATGTTAGATTTTCTTGTTATTTCAGACTGACTTAATATCCTATTTAACATCAAACAGCAGAGTAGGTCTACATTAAACAAAAGTATCTACCTGTTTAATGCAGTAGGTGATAGAAAGAACAGCCCAGGACATCATCCCAAATCTGCAATTTGTGAAGACCTTTAGATCAAAGTCTTTACCAATGCGAGGATACAGCTCCATCCCCTGCGAGAATggcaaatatattttttttgttctaatGACTTTGCTGCAACAGACTGAATTTGTTATTCTTTTCTTATCAGTCACATATGCCCACCACAAAAATCACACAGAAATAACTGAAATCGTGAATAAAACTGATTACAGGGCTCCAAATGAAGTTTCTTAGCTAGAAAGCAAATTTTAGGATGCATCAACTGCCGCCTTTGGGTTTTCATGTTGACACAACATGCGAGAATTTTATATCTACTCAAAACCTACCTAACTACAATAGTACAGGTGACTAAATGTTAGAGACAAGATGATGCTTACCCAATAGAAGTCAATAATTAAGTTTCCAGAAGAACCTGAATCCGTGGAGGATGGTGCAACATGACCCTGCattggcaaaaaaaaaaaataaagaacttTACAAACTCTATCTTTGTGCTAGTACAACAAAGAAGTTAATTATTCTTACATGGACAAGCTCACCTTTATATTCAAGAAAACACAGAAAATCAAACTCCCAAAAATGAGTGCAGAAAATATTTCTCCTAAATGGTCATAAACAATGGAGGGATTGAATACGCCAAACCTGAACAATTATAccaaattacaaataattaacaACCACGATCTTGATATGTTGCCAATCACAAGCTAAATAAAGCCAAGTCCGCACAAAAAGAACCCAGACACTAATCAATTGTGATCACCCTTCTGATAGGGAGTAGAGAAAGAAAATACACCCAATTCACGTAAGCCACAAaccaaatattatatgaaaattcGTTATTGATTTTCACCGTGATTGCAACAAAATAACTATTTTCCAGGCTGAAACAAGACTCCGGCGAGTTATTCAATGCattaataatattctaataagTCAACATGTTAATCTCAAGCTtcaaataaagaagaagaaagaaagaaagaaagagaaatccTTACCACCAAATGCCAACGTAGGTCAACAAAGTAACAGCATAAGCTGCTACACCGTTTGCCTTTTCAAGAAAcaacacataaaaatatttagcgCGAATACATATGGTAAATGACATAAAGATGAAGTTTTGGTAATTTCAATATGATCAAATAAAAGTATGCATGCCATGCGATGCCATGCCTTGTAGACAGGTCGGTTTCCTTTGGGGGATACAGGGCCTTCAACCCTTTTCCCAGGTAATAGGAGTTGGAGTGCAGCCTCGAAAGCCGCATagcaaaaaataattttccacGCAATTGCGGTGGGTTTTGGCCAAATGTTAACAAAAGCGCTTAGCAGTCCATTTCGCCTAAAGTAGTCCCAAGTCAGAGCTACGGAGCCATCAGCATGTACCATCGTATACCATCTAGTAAGCAGTAGTAGACAACAGAGAAAGGTTAGGGTCGATAGAGAGATAGCATAAGAAAGGAGGGTTGTAGTGAAGAGAATTCGAGAAAGTGAATCCGATCAGAGAAAGTGGAATTTAGAGATCGAAAGGACTTACAGTAGAATAACGAAGGGAGGGCAGAGTGTGAGAAGTGATATGACAGATGCATATGTAACTAGTGATGAGTGAACCATCTTCGATTCCGCCATTTCTCTCTTTCTCCGCTCTGCTCTCGCTTTTGCTCCGACCTCTTTACTCTTCTTCAGAGAgagactctctctctctctctctcgggTTGATAGTGGTGGACCGTTGTTGGTGAATTGGCAGTGACTAGATgtattaattctaaataaataaatacaaatattaattaattaattgctgTAATCATACTACTTTATccctttctttcattttttagtCACAATATTGCCTCTATCTCTTCATTTTTAAGGACAAACttgattttactatttaaaatctgaatttaaattttaaaattttaagatagattacaaattttaaaggttaaataaatttactataGCTACAGTAGACTGTTAACTGATTCTTAAagctaaattttatgttatatttgtttgttgatgagcattttcttttaatatttttaggatgttcttaaattttatttttattgtattttgggtgtgttttatgacaatataaacacttgtattttttattattttgtttgttatattttaaCGACTGTAATTTATGTTGTATTacattcaaatttcttttaaattgattaagattttttaccatttagaagttaataaattatttcaactttatcataattatacataaataaaaaactaataatttatatttaataattcaaaaatatatttatttaaataaataattcatataattaattttgtaaataattattttttatatttatttattattattgtttagattaattttaaatttaattataaatataaaataaaataattatttttatttttaaaaaaatccgtatatattaaaaatgaaaaaaaaaatatttaagcaaAACGACAATCATGACATGacatgaaaataacaaataaaaaataagaaaaataatacttaaaaagttATCGAGAAATTAACGATTAACTCCCAACAAACTATACTATTTTTCCTGAACGAATATCATAAagcatcataataatagtattatgaatgatatgcatcggacgactacgatcgttaaaagttcgacgatttttcTCAAACCAAATAGTCCACCAAAGAATAATTGagatgataactcaaatatgtaggtcGTCATATCAGTTGCAtccagtggcggacctacaaggggggccttggggggcccgggcctcccccaCCAGAGTAAaacttttaacatattttatatatatgtttaacaaATAAGTCTTTGTCTTGATGGTTTTGGAGCTGGCCTCTATAatagaggtcaggtgatcaaaccctgcctcttacatttattttataataacctcacacttctttttataaaatttttattttatacaaacactattttctaatatttataataaattaacactttcttttataataattaataaaaaaactaattcataattatattattctaatttcaaatataattttattaaagtaattattattaatattttattttatacaaaaaaaaaatattttctaagatataatatttataataatacataaatgttagttaatatataaataaaatttatttatataagttaaaatataaagaattatatataaaataatgaaaatcatataatattattatttattttaaaactacatttatattataatttttatatatatatatattattaattttaataaaattaataataaaaattacttataaatataagggtaaaataaccatttatataaatataaggataaaatattattttatatttcttaattttaaattagttttaaataatttcaacaaataaatgtatttgttagattttatttaggtgTCTAGGgttgacacatatttatttttaattatttattttatgtatgatatagaataatgaggatgttctataaacgaatttgtactttTACATCACATGACCAGCATGAGTcttttcaatcaattaatgagcctactaatgagtctaatgttactgatcaaatatacatggttagaatatagcatatcaaaagatgcatcattttgttttggtgttatcttttcaagtctttaaatagagaaaacgtaaatgatacatttataggagatgagtacaaaaattggaaaagggcattagaaagattcaatcatcatatgagaacttcaaatagttgtcataatgaaactagagttcaatttgaatcattttaagatcaaagtcataacgtgagaaacgttttatgtacacatggtcgtgatatagaaataaattatcgcacccgtttaacgacaatgtttgatgtaacacgctttctattgagtTAATGATTACCTTTTCAAAAAC
This is a stretch of genomic DNA from Impatiens glandulifera chromosome 4, dImpGla2.1, whole genome shotgun sequence. It encodes these proteins:
- the LOC124933964 gene encoding 7-dehydrocholesterol reductase, translated to MAESKMVHSSLVTYASVISLLTLCPPFVILLWYTMVHADGSVALTWDYFRRNGLLSAFVNIWPKPTAIAWKIIFCYAAFEAALQLLLPGKRVEGPVSPKGNRPVYKANGVAAYAVTLLTYVGIWWFGVFNPSIVYDHLGEIFSALIFGSLIFCVFLNIKGHVAPSSTDSGSSGNLIIDFYWGMELYPRIGKDFDLKVFTNCRFGMMSWAVLSITYCIKQYEANGRVADSMLVNTILTLVYVTKFFWWEDGYWNTMDIAHDRAGFYICWGCLVWVPSVYTCPGMYLVNHPVNLGTQLALYILGAGILCVLINYDCDRQRQEFRRKNGKCLVWGSPPKKIVASYTTADGETKTNLLLTSGWWGLSRHFHYVPEILAAFFWTVPALFNHVLPYFYVIFLTILLFDRATRDDDKCRSKYGKYWKLYCEKVPYKIIPGIY